A genomic region of Geothrix edaphica contains the following coding sequences:
- the mgtA gene encoding magnesium-translocating P-type ATPase: MPTPAATPEIAFWRLPLAGLLEKLGATANGLSRAEATARLAKFGPNVTSGERKRAVILQFLAKFLNPLVIILLVASAISGATGDRVSFIIISAIVLISVTLDFVQEHRAGQAAERLRDSVAVRARAQRDGQTVDIPLAEIVPGDVVLLAAGDLIPGDGRVLEAKDLFINEALLTGEPYPVEKAPAELPDQAEVLRAGNAVLMGTSVISGSAKVLVCRTGQGTSLGEIADTLAAKAPANSFQQGTQKFGLLIMRMTILLVLFVLLANAFFHRPWLESFLFAVALAVGLTPELLPMVVSVTLARGALRMSAKKVIVKRLDSIQNLGSMDVLCTDKTGTLTEARIHLERHVDAGGKESQRVLELAYFNSFFETGLKSPLDDAVLEHQEIDAKAWHKVDEVPFDFERRRVSVLLENATGRLLVVKGAPEDVLRLSESYEAEGGPRALDTATRAGITAVFEGLSKEGFRVLGIASRSVGMDHPHAVVGDESALVFAGFAAFLDPPKESAKQALAELAAGGVTVKIVTGDNELVTQHICAELGMPVAGVLTGTEIQQLDDHALQAKVEQANLFCRMAPAQKNRVILALKQRGHVVGYLGDGINDAPALHSADIGISVESAVDVAKASATMILLEHDLGVLQAGVLEGRRTFGNIMKYIMMGTSSNFGNMFSMAGAALFLPFLPMLPVQILLNNLLYDVSEIPIPLDNVDEEYLAKPRRWDMTFIRNFMLVIGPVSSLFDFLVFFILLKMFHAGAELFHTGWFIESMASQVLVIFIIRTRRNPFTSRPNAWIVACSLAVVAVAIGLPFTPAGVHLGFVAPPAFFFLVLAGILVAYLLAVEGVKQWFFRHLAPA, from the coding sequence ATGCCGACACCTGCAGCCACCCCCGAGATCGCTTTCTGGCGGCTTCCTCTCGCCGGACTGCTGGAGAAGTTGGGCGCGACGGCTAACGGATTGAGCCGCGCCGAAGCCACGGCGCGCCTGGCGAAGTTCGGCCCCAACGTGACCAGCGGCGAGCGGAAAAGGGCCGTCATCCTGCAGTTTCTGGCGAAGTTCCTCAACCCGCTGGTGATCATCCTGCTCGTGGCCAGCGCCATCTCGGGCGCTACCGGAGACCGGGTCAGCTTCATCATCATCAGTGCCATCGTGCTGATCAGCGTGACCCTGGATTTCGTCCAGGAACATCGGGCCGGCCAGGCGGCGGAGCGGCTGCGGGATTCGGTGGCGGTGCGGGCGCGGGCTCAGCGGGACGGGCAGACCGTCGACATTCCTCTCGCCGAGATCGTGCCGGGAGATGTGGTCCTCCTCGCCGCCGGGGACCTGATCCCGGGCGATGGCCGCGTGCTGGAGGCCAAGGACCTGTTCATCAACGAGGCCCTCCTGACCGGGGAGCCGTATCCCGTGGAGAAGGCGCCGGCGGAGCTGCCCGATCAGGCGGAGGTGCTCCGGGCCGGCAACGCCGTGCTCATGGGCACGTCCGTGATCAGCGGCTCGGCCAAGGTACTGGTGTGCCGCACGGGCCAGGGCACGTCCCTTGGAGAGATCGCCGACACCCTGGCCGCCAAGGCCCCGGCCAACTCGTTCCAGCAGGGCACGCAGAAATTCGGCCTGCTCATCATGCGCATGACGATCCTCCTCGTCCTGTTCGTGCTGCTGGCCAACGCCTTCTTCCACCGACCGTGGCTGGAATCATTCCTGTTCGCCGTGGCCCTGGCGGTGGGGCTGACGCCGGAGCTCCTGCCCATGGTGGTCTCGGTGACCCTGGCCCGGGGCGCGTTGCGCATGTCCGCCAAGAAGGTGATCGTCAAGCGCCTGGATTCCATCCAGAACCTCGGCAGCATGGACGTGCTCTGCACGGACAAGACCGGCACCCTCACCGAAGCCAGGATCCACCTGGAACGCCATGTGGATGCCGGTGGCAAGGAGAGCCAGCGGGTCCTGGAGCTGGCCTACTTCAACAGCTTCTTCGAGACGGGGCTGAAGAGCCCGCTGGACGACGCCGTCCTGGAGCACCAGGAGATCGATGCCAAGGCCTGGCACAAGGTCGACGAAGTTCCCTTCGACTTCGAGCGCCGCCGGGTCTCCGTGCTCCTGGAGAACGCCACCGGCAGGCTGCTCGTGGTGAAGGGGGCGCCCGAGGACGTCCTCCGGCTGTCCGAGAGCTACGAGGCGGAGGGGGGCCCCCGCGCTCTGGATACCGCCACCCGGGCCGGCATCACGGCGGTGTTCGAAGGCCTCAGCAAGGAGGGCTTCCGGGTCCTGGGGATCGCCTCGCGCTCCGTGGGGATGGACCATCCGCATGCCGTGGTGGGTGACGAATCGGCCCTGGTCTTCGCGGGCTTCGCGGCCTTCCTCGACCCTCCCAAGGAGAGCGCCAAGCAGGCGCTGGCGGAGCTTGCCGCCGGTGGCGTCACAGTCAAGATCGTCACCGGCGACAACGAGCTGGTGACGCAGCACATCTGTGCCGAGCTCGGCATGCCCGTGGCCGGCGTGCTCACCGGCACGGAGATCCAGCAGCTGGACGATCATGCCCTGCAGGCCAAGGTGGAGCAGGCGAACCTCTTCTGCCGGATGGCGCCCGCCCAGAAGAACCGCGTCATCCTCGCCCTCAAGCAGCGGGGCCACGTGGTGGGCTACCTCGGCGACGGCATCAATGACGCCCCCGCGTTGCACTCCGCCGACATCGGCATTTCCGTGGAGAGCGCCGTGGACGTGGCCAAGGCGTCCGCGACCATGATCCTTTTGGAACACGATCTGGGCGTGCTTCAGGCCGGTGTCCTGGAAGGCCGCCGCACCTTCGGGAACATCATGAAGTACATCATGATGGGCACCAGCTCCAACTTCGGGAACATGTTCAGCATGGCCGGAGCCGCATTGTTCCTGCCGTTCCTCCCCATGCTGCCGGTGCAGATCCTGCTCAACAACCTCCTCTACGATGTGTCCGAGATTCCTATCCCCCTGGACAACGTCGATGAGGAATACCTGGCCAAGCCCCGCCGGTGGGACATGACCTTCATCCGTAATTTCATGCTGGTGATCGGCCCCGTGAGCTCGCTCTTCGATTTCCTGGTCTTCTTCATCCTGCTGAAGATGTTCCATGCGGGCGCCGAGCTGTTCCACACCGGCTGGTTCATCGAGTCCATGGCCTCGCAGGTCCTGGTCATCTTCATCATCCGCACCCGCAGGAACCCCTTCACGAGCCGCCCGAACGCCTGGATCGTCGCTTGCTCGCTCGCCGTGGTGGCGGTGGCCATCGGCCTGCCCTTCACGCCTGCCGGCGTGCACCTCGGGTTCGTGGCGCCTCCGGCCTTCTTCTTCCTGGTGCTGGCGGGCATCCTGGTGGCCTACCTGCTGGCCGTCGAGGGGGTCAAGCAGTGGTTCTTCCGCCACCTGGCCCCGGCCTAA
- a CDS encoding DMT family transporter — protein sequence MTWKRDPRIWLAIAGVLLLWSSAFAGIRAGLRITPAGLPGLDGYGPGELALLRFGTASVVLAGYALAIRMRLPERRDLPMIALAGFLGISVYHVALNFGELTVQAGAASLLIAAGPVFTALLSALFLGERLTRHGWGGILVAFTGVALIALSSGRGLRFTPGALLILLSAAVAAVYSILSKRSFRRHSALAFTCYSIWAGTLPMLVFLPGLLHKAPLAAPSATLAVVYLGVFPGAIAYVLWNLALSRMPASLLSSFLYLSPVLASLIAWVWLGEVPSLLTILGGAIAILGVILVQTKGYRPSAP from the coding sequence ATGACCTGGAAGCGTGATCCCCGAATCTGGCTGGCCATCGCCGGCGTGCTGCTGCTCTGGTCCTCGGCCTTTGCGGGCATCCGGGCCGGCCTGCGGATCACGCCCGCGGGCCTGCCCGGCCTCGATGGGTACGGCCCTGGGGAGCTGGCCCTGCTGCGCTTCGGCACGGCTTCCGTCGTCTTGGCCGGCTACGCGCTGGCTATACGCATGCGGCTGCCGGAGCGGCGCGACCTGCCCATGATCGCCCTGGCGGGCTTCCTGGGCATCAGCGTCTACCACGTGGCCCTCAACTTCGGGGAGCTGACGGTCCAGGCGGGGGCCGCCTCCCTGCTCATCGCCGCCGGCCCCGTGTTCACCGCCCTGCTCTCGGCCCTCTTCCTGGGCGAGCGCCTCACGCGCCACGGCTGGGGCGGCATCCTGGTGGCCTTCACTGGTGTGGCGCTCATCGCGCTCAGCAGCGGCCGGGGCCTGCGCTTCACGCCCGGAGCCCTGCTCATCCTGCTGTCCGCCGCCGTGGCCGCGGTCTATTCCATCCTGTCCAAGCGGAGCTTCCGCCGCCATTCCGCGCTCGCCTTCACCTGCTACTCCATCTGGGCGGGCACCCTGCCCATGCTCGTGTTCCTGCCCGGCCTCCTCCACAAGGCCCCGCTGGCCGCACCCTCGGCGACGCTGGCGGTGGTCTACCTGGGCGTCTTCCCCGGGGCCATCGCCTACGTGCTGTGGAACCTCGCCCTCTCCCGCATGCCCGCGTCCCTGCTCTCCAGCTTCCTCTACCTCTCGCCGGTGCTGGCCAGCCTCATCGCCTGGGTGTGGCTCGGCGAGGTGCCCTCCCTGCTCACCATCCTGGGTGGCGCCATCGCCATCCTTGGCGTCATCCTCGTGCAGACGAAGGGGTACCGCCCCTCCGCACCCTAG
- a CDS encoding peptidoglycan DD-metalloendopeptidase family protein — translation MIGAEPASLPFKSSPVPGGVAVIALPGQGAAPRATYRGEPVLVRRSARGWQAVVGIPLSAKPGREAIEVGGQAVSFTIKPKRYPEQRITLKDQRKVTPNAEDEARIAREQALMAPAWKAWPEGLVPSLRFHQPTPGGLTSSFGLRRIFNGEPRAPHAGLDIKAPAGQAVRAPAAGVVVLTGDFFFSGNAVFLAHGEGVVSLFAHLSKVTVKQGQLVQPGDLLGEVGMTGRATGPHLHWSLSLNNARVDPRLFL, via the coding sequence ATGATCGGCGCCGAGCCCGCCTCGCTCCCCTTCAAGTCCTCCCCCGTCCCCGGGGGCGTGGCGGTCATCGCCCTCCCGGGCCAGGGTGCGGCGCCCAGGGCGACCTATCGCGGGGAGCCGGTGCTGGTGCGGCGGAGCGCCCGCGGCTGGCAGGCGGTGGTGGGCATCCCGCTGAGTGCGAAGCCTGGCCGGGAGGCGATCGAGGTGGGTGGCCAGGCGGTCTCCTTCACCATCAAGCCCAAGCGCTATCCCGAGCAGCGCATCACCCTGAAGGACCAGCGGAAGGTGACGCCCAACGCCGAGGATGAGGCGCGCATCGCCCGGGAGCAGGCGCTCATGGCGCCGGCCTGGAAGGCCTGGCCGGAGGGGCTGGTGCCTTCCCTGCGCTTCCACCAGCCCACGCCGGGTGGCCTCACCAGCTCCTTCGGCCTGCGCCGGATCTTCAATGGCGAGCCCCGGGCCCCCCACGCGGGCCTGGACATCAAGGCCCCCGCGGGCCAGGCCGTGCGCGCGCCGGCTGCGGGCGTGGTGGTGCTCACGGGCGACTTCTTCTTCAGTGGCAATGCGGTGTTCTTGGCCCACGGCGAAGGCGTGGTGAGCCTCTTCGCCCACCTGTCGAAGGTCACCGTGAAGCAAGGACAGTTGGTCCAGCCGGGTGATCTGCTGGGCGAAGTCGGCATGACCGGCCGGGCCACGGGCCCGCACCTGCACTGGTCCCTCAGCCTCAACAACGCCCGAGTGGATCCGCGGCTCTTCCTCTAG
- the mtnP gene encoding S-methyl-5'-thioadenosine phosphorylase translates to MNAPIGIIGGSGLYRMEGLSLDRTELVQTPFGAPSGPVHLGQLDGAPVAFLARHGEGHRFTPSEVNYRANLWALKSLGVERLISVSAVGSLQARHKPGELRLVGQFIDKTRQRKDTFFGEGLVAHVSFAEPVCAHATAALLKAGQSLSIPIEDGVTYVCMEGPAFSTRAESRLHQSWGADLIGMTQVTEARLAREAELCYACIALVTDYDAWREEEEGVDAASVLEVMHANVDKAQRLLRKVVPQLSCSPRSCACGEALKAALFTAPEAVTEDARKRLDLLVAKYGYGGR, encoded by the coding sequence ATGAACGCACCCATCGGCATCATCGGCGGCAGTGGACTCTACCGGATGGAGGGGCTCTCCCTCGATCGGACGGAGCTGGTGCAGACCCCCTTCGGCGCTCCGTCAGGTCCCGTACACCTCGGCCAGCTGGACGGCGCCCCCGTGGCCTTCCTGGCCCGCCACGGCGAAGGCCACCGCTTCACGCCCAGCGAAGTGAACTACCGCGCCAACCTCTGGGCCCTGAAGTCCCTGGGCGTCGAGCGGCTGATCTCGGTCTCGGCCGTGGGCAGCCTCCAGGCCCGCCACAAGCCGGGTGAGCTCCGCCTTGTGGGCCAGTTCATCGACAAGACCCGCCAGCGCAAGGACACCTTCTTCGGCGAGGGCCTGGTGGCCCACGTGAGCTTCGCGGAGCCTGTGTGCGCCCATGCCACGGCTGCGCTGCTCAAGGCCGGACAGTCCCTGTCCATCCCCATCGAGGACGGGGTCACCTACGTCTGCATGGAGGGACCGGCGTTCTCCACCCGGGCCGAGAGCCGCCTGCACCAGAGCTGGGGCGCGGACCTCATCGGCATGACCCAGGTGACCGAGGCGCGCCTGGCCCGTGAGGCCGAGCTCTGCTACGCCTGCATCGCCCTGGTGACCGACTACGACGCCTGGCGCGAGGAGGAGGAGGGCGTGGACGCCGCCTCCGTGCTGGAGGTCATGCACGCCAACGTGGACAAGGCCCAGCGTCTGCTCCGGAAAGTCGTGCCGCAGCTCTCGTGCTCCCCCCGCTCCTGTGCCTGCGGCGAGGCCCTGAAGGCCGCCCTCTTCACGGCCCCCGAGGCCGTGACCGAAGATGCCCGCAAGCGCCTCGACCTGCTCGTGGCCAAGTACGGATACGGAGGCCGCTGA